The DNA window GGAAAATCTGTTTGAAAGTCCCAACGGATTGGGAAATAAACCCTTAGTAGGAACCTTAAGCTGGATATCTGCGCCAGTAGAATCAACGGTAATAGCAGCAATTAAAAACTTAGGAGATAATCTAGTTAAAGAGGGAGAAATGGGCGTGACTGAGTTATTATCGGGTTTAGTTTGTCGTTATCGAGGAAACTCTACTCTTGAAGTAAAAACGTGGTTTAAAGAGATCTGGAGTCTATTAAGGCTAAAATATTTAAATAAATCAGCTTGTCAAATGAGAATATGGTAAATTGATATGCAATTATCTCCCCAAGAAAAAGATAAACTCCTAATTTTTACAGCAGCCTTACTCGCCGAAAGACGCAAAGCTAGAGGGTTAAAACTAAACTACCCAGAAGCAATAGCCTATATCTCAGCAGCGATTCTAGAAGGCGCTAGAGAAGGACACACAGTATCAGAATTGATGAGTTATGGTAAAACTATTTTAACCAAAGACGACCTGATGGATGGGATAGCAGACATGATTCCCGAAATACAGGTAGAAGCAACCTTTCCTGATGGTACTAAATTAGTAACAGTGCATGACCCCATTACATAGAAAAACATGATTCCAGGCGAAATTATCACTCAACCAGGGTCAATAGAAATAAATTCTGGCCGTAAAACCATAACAATTAGTGTAGGAAACACAGGCGATCGCCCCATTCAAGTAGGTTCCCATTTCCATTTCTACGAAGTAAATTCAGCCTTAATATTCCCCCGGGAAGTAACTAAAGGAATGCGCTTGAATATCCCCGCAGGGACAGCAGTACGCTTCGAACCAGGAGACGAAAAATCAGTAGAATTAGTCACAATGGGTGGGAGTAGAGAGATTTACGGCTTTAATGGTCTAGTCAACGGAGTAATAACAGATGAGTTATAGAATGGATCGCCGCGCTTACGCCGAAACCTACGGACCCACAATAGGCGATCGCCTGCGTCTAGCGGATACAGAACTATTTATTGAAGTAGAAAAAGACTACACCATTTACGGCGAAGAGGTCAAATTTGGTGGCGGTAAAGTGATTAGAGATGGTATGGGACAATCCCCCTTATCTCGCGCTGAAGGAGCAGTAGATTTAGTAATTACCAACGCCCTAATTCTCGACTGGTGGGGAGTAGTTAAAGCTGATATTGGTATCAAAGACGGGAAAATCTTACAAATTGGTAAAGCGGGTAACCCCTACATCCAAGACAGAGTAAATATTATCATTGGACCCGCCACTGAAGTAATAGCAGGAGAAGGAATGATCCTCACCCCAGGAGGAATCGATAGTCACATACACTTTATCTGTCCTCAACAGATTGAAACGGCGATCGCCTCGGGAATTACCACGATGATCGGCGGTGGAACCGGTCCTGCTACAGGGACAAATGCAACTACCTGTACACCAGGTCCTTGGAATATTCACCGTATGCTAGAAGCGGCTGAAGCGTTTCCCATTAATTTGGGTTTTCTCGGTAAAGGAAACAGCGCCAAACCCGAAGGACTAGTAGAACAGGTATTAGCTGGCGCCATGGGCTTAAAACTACACGAAGATTGGGGAACTACACCTGCAGCTATAGACACTTGTTTAGAGGTAGCTGATAAATACGATATTCAAGTAGCGATCCACACCGACACCCTCAACGAAGCCGGTTTCGTCGAAGACACCATCAAAGCCTTTAAAAATAGAGTAATTCACACCTATCACACCGAAGGCGCCGGAGGTGGTCACGCACCCGATATTATTAAAGTGTGTGGTCAAGCTAACGTCTTACCCTCCTCTACTAACCCCACTCGTCCTTATACTCTTAATACCCTCGAAGAACATTTAGATATGCTGATGGTTTGTCACCATTTAGATCGCAGCATACCCGAAGATGTAGCCTTCGCTGAATCGAGAATACGCCCAGAAACCATCGCAGCAGAAGATATTCTCCACGATTTAGGCGCTTTTAGTATGATTTCCTCCGACTCCCAAGCTATGGGAAGAGTAGGAGAAACTATTATCCGCACCTGGCAAACCGCCCATAAAATGAAGGTCCAAAGGGGGATATTGGGACATAATGAGCGCGCTAAGCGTTATATCGCTAAATACACCATTAACCCCGCCATTACCCACGGTATCGCTGAATATGTGGGCTCGGTAGAAGTGGGTAAGTTGGCAGATTTGTGTCTCTGGAAACCAGCATTTTTTGGCGTCAAACCCGAAATAGTAATCAAAGGCGGTATGATCGTTAGCGCCCAAATGGGAGACCCCAACGCGAGTATACCTACACCCCAACCCATCCATCACCGTCCTATGTTCGCTAGTTACGGCAAAGCGATCGCATCTACTTCCTTAATTTTTGTTTCTCAAGCCGCTCAAAATGCTGATATCGCTGGACAATTGGGTTTGAGTAAGAAAACCGTTCCCGTGGCTAATACGCGCAATCTGAGCAAAAAAGACATGAAACTCAATGACACCCTACCAGAGATTAGCGTCGACCCCCAAACCTACGAGGTGAAAGCCGATGGTGAAATACTGCGCTGTGAACCAGCAACGAGTTTACCCATGGCTCAACGTTATTTTTTGTTCTAAAAATTTATAATAAATAGTGATGTAAATGTCTAAACAACTGATGCAAACCGCCCCCGAAAACTCACAAAACCCAGTAAAATTACCACGCACCAGCGAATCAGAATTAATCAAAAAGATTCGGCATACTACTTCTCACGTGATGGCGATGGCGGTACAGAAGTTGTTTCCCAAAGCCCAAGTTACTATAGGTCCTTGGACAGAAACGGGCTTTTACTACGATTTTGACTTACCCGAGACGATTACCGAAACCGATCTTAAAGCCATAAAAAAAGAAATGGTTAAGATCATTAATCAGAAATTACCCGTCACCAGAGAAGAAGTCTCTCGGGAAGAAGCAGCTCAACGCATTCAATCAATCAACGAACCCTACAAATTAGAAATACTCGACAGCATCTCTGAACCCATTACTATCTATCACTTGGGAGATAAATGGTGGGATCTCTGCGCTGGACCCCATTTAGAGAGCACAGCGGAACTCGACCCCAAAGCGATCGAATTAGAAAGCGTCGCGGGCGCCTATTGGCGAGGAGACTCAACTAAAGCCCAACTCCAGCGAGTTTACGGTACCGCTTGGGAAACACCAGAACAATTAGCAGAATACAAACGACGCAAAGAAGAAGCCCTCAAACGCGATCATCGCAAATTAGGCAAAGAATTGGGCTTATTTATCTTCGCAGATATCGTCGGACCGGGTTTACCCCTCTGGACTCCTAAAGGGACGATCATTCGCTCAATCCTCGAAGATTTCCTCAAACAAGAACAACTCAAGCGCGGTTATCTTCCCGTGGTTACTCCCCATATCGCTCGCGTCGATCTGTTTAAAACCTCTGGACATTGGCAAAAATATCAAGAGGATATGTTCCCCATGATGGCAGAATCCCCAGAAGAGGCTCAATTAGAGCAGGGTTTTGTCCTCAAACCAATGAATTGTCCTTTTCATATTCAAATCTATAAGAGTGAGTTGCGCTCTTACCGGGAGTTACCGATGCGTTTGGCTGAATTTGGGACCGTCTATCGTTACGAACAATCAGGGGAATTGGGGGGTTTAACGAGGGTTAGGGGTTTTACTGTGGACGACTCCCATCTCTTTGTTAGTCCTAGTCAACTTGAGGCAGAATTTTTAGAGGTAGTTGATTTAATTTTAAGCGTCTTTCAAAGTCTGCAGCTCAAAAACTTTAAAGCTAGACTTAGTTTCCGCGATCCCGATTCAGATAAGTACATCGGTTCTCCCGAAGTGTGGGATCAAGCCCAAAACGCTATCCGTAGGGCGGTTAAAACCCTGGGAATGGAATACTTCGAAGCACCAGGAGAAGCAGCTTTCTATGGTCCTAAATTAGATTTTATCTTCCAGGATGCTCTAGAAAGAGAATGGCAGTTAGGGACAGTACAAGTAGACTATAATTTACCAGATCGCTTCGATTTAGAATACGTCAATGAGTCTGGAAATAGAGAACGCCCTGTAATGATTCATCGCGCTCCCTTTGGTTCTCTAGAGCGTTTAATTGGTATTTTAATCGAAGAATACGCGGGGGATTTCCCTCTGTGGTTAGCGCCAGTACAGGTAAGACTTTTACCCGTGAGTGAAGTTCAGTGGGACTTTGTGCAAGCAGTAGCTAAAACAATGCAAAGCGTGGGAATTCGTGCCGAAGCCGATGTTAGTAAAGAAAGACTCGGGAAAATGATTCGTAACGCCGAAAAGCAGAAAATACCCGTAATGGCGGTAGTAGGGCCTCAAGAAATAGAGAGTAATACCCTGAATATTCGTACCCGCGCTTCCGGAGAACTCGGTGCTATTAGTGTAGATACTATGATTGAACGCTTGAAAAGAGCGATCGTCACCAAACAAAATCTCTAAACTGGAATGCCAACTAGAGAGCAAGCCATCTCTTGTGTCGAAGTCTGCCATAGATTATCTAATCTGCTACAACCTATATTTGTTCTTCGTTACGATGAGAGTTTCAGAACAATTTATTCAGATGGCTACAGGAGAATTTTGCAATGAACCAATTTGAACAAATGACCGAAGCCGAATTGAAGGCATATATTAAATCGCATCCTACTGACGATGAAGCCATTAGAGTCAGGATTCAACAAATTTCTTTTAATCCCAAAACTGTTGCTATTTCCTATGGCACGCCACCCGATGAGATCGAACGCATCATCAATGAGGGTATTAAGAATAGAGAAAATTGAGGTCATCCAAAAAACGACTTGCCATCTCACAGTGCAACTTAGTCAGCTCGATATCTTCATTCCACACAATTCCATAGCCCCCTGGTTCAACCTTAAAGTTCTTAAAAAATGCAGGTTGGCGAAGTGGAGCAAACATGGAATTTTCTAAAAGATGGCGAACATCATATTGCTTGACTTCTTGATTTGTGAATTCAATTATCAAGGTGTAATCATCAATTGCTTGATCCTTGCAAATTCGAGGGCATTTCATTCTTTTTTCACCTATGGCTAAATGAATTGGAATATGAAAAATTAGTCAAGTATGCACATTCAAAAAAGCTAACGATGAGTGAGGTTATTAGAGATTATGTCAAATCTTTGCATGATTGACCGCGCTATCCATCCCAACCCCGCCAAAAGCTGAGGGTGGGGACTTTCGCGCATTTTTGTTAAAAAGACCAGAATGGATACGTGGCTATACTGACTATCATTGGTGGCCAGATAACCTTATTTAATTTTGGTTAATTAAACGGATTTGATATTAAGACGCGGATCAAGTTAATATTAATTTAAAAATATCTAACTCAATCTCCTGTAACTAAACTACCATGACCAACGACCTAAATGACCAGTGAAATCTATCTCAACCATCCGACTTTTGGTTTGCTATATCGTGTCTGTGTTTTAGGAGACGGTCGTGATTTATTCACTACCCTTTATGCTCAACGTTTGTTTTTTATAGTCACCACGAAACCCGAAGGAGTTAATTTTGAGCCAATCACTCGTTCAGAGGCTCGCTTGTCAGTAGATAGACGTCTACGAGAGTTGCGTATGTTGGACGCGTCCGCTAGAGAATATTTGGAGTTACACGAGGTTTACAAGCGTACCTTTTAAAGTATCTTTATGAGTTTGATTATCCAAAAGATTGAGCAACTACGCCAAGAAATTCCTCCCAACGTGCGTTTAATCGGTATTACTAAAGGAGTTGAAGTAGAGGCGATCGCCCAAGCCTATGACGCAGGATTGCGTGATTTCGGCGAAAGTCGTCTCCAAGAAGCTATTCCTAAACAAGAACAGCTCAAAAGTTATCAAGATATCACGTGGCATTTTATTGGTCACTTACAAAGCCGAAAAGCTAAAAAAGTAGTCGAATCATTCCCCTGGATTCATTCTGTAGATAGTCTCAAATTAGCCGAACGTCTCGATGATTGCGCCAGGGAATTATCTGTATCCCCGAGGGTATGTTTACAGGTTAAATTAGTCCCCGATCCAAATAAATACGGTTGGCATAGTCAGGAATTAATACAAGATTTAGCCACACTCAACCAGTATCAACATCTAAACATCCAAGGATTAATGACTATTTTACCCTTAGGTTTATCACCAACAGAAGCATTAACCGTATTTAAATCTACTCGAGAATTAGCGCAACAGATTAATCAACAAAATTGGTCTAATTTACGGCTATCTGAACTATCCATGGGGATGTCGGGAGATTATCTCTTAGGGATTCAAGCAGGAGCCACCATGATCCGTTTAGGTAGGGCTATTTTTCTCTAAAACCTCCCTCGAGAAGTAAACCTCTAACGCCTCAGCTACGATGAGATTCATTGGTTTATTTTCAGCGAGGGAAATCGCTTTTAACCGAGTGTATGCATCATCAGGGATACCAATGCGGTGCTGACTCTTGCGGTTGCGTTTTTCAGATTTAGTCGTAAACTTTCTGATCGCTTCAAAACCAACGCGATGACAAAACTCACCAAAACTTTCGTTTTCTCGACGAGAATTGCGGAAAAACAACAAAATAGGCTCTAAAAAGCTCTCTAACTCACTTATGGGGAGTTTTTCAACGTAAGGCTGAGCTAAGACCGTTTGATTGGGGGAACCTCCTAACCAGACTTGATAAGCTTCAGGAGCGCTACCGACAAAACCGAGTTCAGCCATATAAGGACGAGCACAGCCATTAGGACAACCCGTCATTCTGACCACAAAATTATGCTCAGCCATATTTAATTTTTGTAGCAGTTTCTGAATTCTGTCTAAAATAGAGGGTAGAACTCGTTCTGATTCGGTAACAGCTAAACCACAGGTAGGTAGAGCAGGACAAGCCATAGAGTAGCGCACCAAGGGATTTATGGCTTCAGGACGGATTTCAACGCCGTATTTTTCGAAAATATGATTAATCTTCTCTTGATTTTCCGGTTCAATCTCGTAGATCAGCAAATTGTGGTTAGGAGTTAAGCGCATCGGTAGAGAGAATTGGCTAATAATTTCTCTTAAAGCCGTTTTAAGTTGCCATGCACCTTCATCTTTAACGCGACCATTTTCAATAGACAGACCAAAAAAGAGTTTACCATCTCCCTGCTCTTGCCATCCTAAAAAGTCTTGATATTGCCAGGGTGGTAAAGAGCGAAAGGGCTCTAACTGTTTACCCAAGTACGATTCTACCTGTTCACAGAATTTAGCTACACCCCAATCCTGAATCAGGTATTTCATCCGAGCGTGACGACGATTGACGCGATCGCCGTAGTCTCTCTGAGTCGCTACGATCGCCTTGACCAAATCATAGACATCCTCTTTAGCCACGTAACCGATGGGATCCGCCATCCGGGCAAAAGTCTCTTCCTTATTGTGGGTGCGCCCTAACCCACCTCCTGCTAGGATATTGAATCCTTGTAATTCCTCCTGCTCATCGGTAATCACTACCAAGCTCAAATCATGGGTATAGACATCTACAGAATTATCCCCAGGTACCGTGAGGGAACATTTAAATTTCCGAGGCATATAATGCTGTCCGTAAATTGGCTCTTCTTGCTCCTTAAATACAGGAACGTTGCCATTTTTCAGTCTAGCTGCTTTTATTTCTGCCGATTCTTCCCCGGTAATCGCCTTTTCTCCATCTAGCCAAATTTCGTAATAAGCCCCAGTCTGAGGCGTCAGCAAGTCGGCGATGCTATGAGCATAATCCCACGCGTATTGGTAGTCAGCACGGGCCTTAAAAGGAGCAGGAGGTGCCATTACGTTGCGATTCAAGTCACCACATGCTCCCAGAGTTGAACCCATATTCTTAATAACCTCTGCTATGACGGTTTTCAGATTCTTTTTTAAAACGCCATGGAGTTGAAAACCCTGACGAGTAGTTGCTCTTAGGGTCTGATTACCGTAGGTTTCTGATAAACTGTCTAAGGTTAAATATAGTTCAGGAGGGATAAACCCCCCAGGGTTGCGAGTGCGCAACATAAACTGATAGTCTTTTTCTTGCCCTTTGGCACGGTTATCTCGATTATCTTGTTGATAAGAACCATGAAATTTGAGAATTTGTATCCCCTCTTCGCTAAAATGAGTAGTATCTTGTGGCAACTCAGTCGCTAAGGGTTCTCTAAGATAATTGCTGCGTTCTTTA is part of the Gloeocapsa sp. PCC 73106 genome and encodes:
- a CDS encoding YggS family pyridoxal phosphate-dependent enzyme, giving the protein MSLIIQKIEQLRQEIPPNVRLIGITKGVEVEAIAQAYDAGLRDFGESRLQEAIPKQEQLKSYQDITWHFIGHLQSRKAKKVVESFPWIHSVDSLKLAERLDDCARELSVSPRVCLQVKLVPDPNKYGWHSQELIQDLATLNQYQHLNIQGLMTILPLGLSPTEALTVFKSTRELAQQINQQNWSNLRLSELSMGMSGDYLLGIQAGATMIRLGRAIFL
- the ureB gene encoding urease subunit beta, translating into MIPGEIITQPGSIEINSGRKTITISVGNTGDRPIQVGSHFHFYEVNSALIFPREVTKGMRLNIPAGTAVRFEPGDEKSVELVTMGGSREIYGFNGLVNGVITDEL
- the ureC gene encoding urease subunit alpha translates to MSYRMDRRAYAETYGPTIGDRLRLADTELFIEVEKDYTIYGEEVKFGGGKVIRDGMGQSPLSRAEGAVDLVITNALILDWWGVVKADIGIKDGKILQIGKAGNPYIQDRVNIIIGPATEVIAGEGMILTPGGIDSHIHFICPQQIETAIASGITTMIGGGTGPATGTNATTCTPGPWNIHRMLEAAEAFPINLGFLGKGNSAKPEGLVEQVLAGAMGLKLHEDWGTTPAAIDTCLEVADKYDIQVAIHTDTLNEAGFVEDTIKAFKNRVIHTYHTEGAGGGHAPDIIKVCGQANVLPSSTNPTRPYTLNTLEEHLDMLMVCHHLDRSIPEDVAFAESRIRPETIAAEDILHDLGAFSMISSDSQAMGRVGETIIRTWQTAHKMKVQRGILGHNERAKRYIAKYTINPAITHGIAEYVGSVEVGKLADLCLWKPAFFGVKPEIVIKGGMIVSAQMGDPNASIPTPQPIHHRPMFASYGKAIASTSLIFVSQAAQNADIAGQLGLSKKTVPVANTRNLSKKDMKLNDTLPEISVDPQTYEVKADGEILRCEPATSLPMAQRYFLF
- the sir gene encoding sulfite reductase, ferredoxin dependent; protein product: MVNTSELPQARVSKVEGIKERSNYLREPLATELPQDTTHFSEEGIQILKFHGSYQQDNRDNRAKGQEKDYQFMLRTRNPGGFIPPELYLTLDSLSETYGNQTLRATTRQGFQLHGVLKKNLKTVIAEVIKNMGSTLGACGDLNRNVMAPPAPFKARADYQYAWDYAHSIADLLTPQTGAYYEIWLDGEKAITGEESAEIKAARLKNGNVPVFKEQEEPIYGQHYMPRKFKCSLTVPGDNSVDVYTHDLSLVVITDEQEELQGFNILAGGGLGRTHNKEETFARMADPIGYVAKEDVYDLVKAIVATQRDYGDRVNRRHARMKYLIQDWGVAKFCEQVESYLGKQLEPFRSLPPWQYQDFLGWQEQGDGKLFFGLSIENGRVKDEGAWQLKTALREIISQFSLPMRLTPNHNLLIYEIEPENQEKINHIFEKYGVEIRPEAINPLVRYSMACPALPTCGLAVTESERVLPSILDRIQKLLQKLNMAEHNFVVRMTGCPNGCARPYMAELGFVGSAPEAYQVWLGGSPNQTVLAQPYVEKLPISELESFLEPILLFFRNSRRENESFGEFCHRVGFEAIRKFTTKSEKRNRKSQHRIGIPDDAYTRLKAISLAENKPMNLIVAEALEVYFSREVLEKNSPT
- the ureA gene encoding urease subunit gamma, whose amino-acid sequence is MQLSPQEKDKLLIFTAALLAERRKARGLKLNYPEAIAYISAAILEGAREGHTVSELMSYGKTILTKDDLMDGIADMIPEIQVEATFPDGTKLVTVHDPIT
- a CDS encoding DUF2442 domain-containing protein, which produces MKCPRICKDQAIDDYTLIIEFTNQEVKQYDVRHLLENSMFAPLRQPAFFKNFKVEPGGYGIVWNEDIELTKLHCEMASRFLDDLNFLYS
- the thrS gene encoding threonine--tRNA ligase, whose protein sequence is MSKQLMQTAPENSQNPVKLPRTSESELIKKIRHTTSHVMAMAVQKLFPKAQVTIGPWTETGFYYDFDLPETITETDLKAIKKEMVKIINQKLPVTREEVSREEAAQRIQSINEPYKLEILDSISEPITIYHLGDKWWDLCAGPHLESTAELDPKAIELESVAGAYWRGDSTKAQLQRVYGTAWETPEQLAEYKRRKEEALKRDHRKLGKELGLFIFADIVGPGLPLWTPKGTIIRSILEDFLKQEQLKRGYLPVVTPHIARVDLFKTSGHWQKYQEDMFPMMAESPEEAQLEQGFVLKPMNCPFHIQIYKSELRSYRELPMRLAEFGTVYRYEQSGELGGLTRVRGFTVDDSHLFVSPSQLEAEFLEVVDLILSVFQSLQLKNFKARLSFRDPDSDKYIGSPEVWDQAQNAIRRAVKTLGMEYFEAPGEAAFYGPKLDFIFQDALEREWQLGTVQVDYNLPDRFDLEYVNESGNRERPVMIHRAPFGSLERLIGILIEEYAGDFPLWLAPVQVRLLPVSEVQWDFVQAVAKTMQSVGIRAEADVSKERLGKMIRNAEKQKIPVMAVVGPQEIESNTLNIRTRASGELGAISVDTMIERLKRAIVTKQNL
- the pipX gene encoding transcriptional coactivator PipX, coding for MTSEIYLNHPTFGLLYRVCVLGDGRDLFTTLYAQRLFFIVTTKPEGVNFEPITRSEARLSVDRRLRELRMLDASAREYLELHEVYKRTF